Proteins encoded in a region of the Magallana gigas chromosome 8, xbMagGiga1.1, whole genome shotgun sequence genome:
- the LOC117686394 gene encoding uncharacterized protein isoform X1: protein MEEVIKAQLNEDLFIEDETDIFIFIAMEQTWIMQIILNLERRRYNPRLEGFSENIVPQFDSKQFLRHFRVNPEIFYLIMNSIVHSLTDDNAWPGGVEPILPEKKLLVFLWYMANQETLREVSNTFAIGTTTVHEIIMAVSETVNENLVNVINWPDANTQQAISRQFQLQSGLPGIIGCLDGTHIRLSSAPGGDKDYFNRKNFPSIQLQVVADCDMLIRDAYTGWPGCTHDARVLRNSSLFDIAENGQCVMHGKFIIADSAYPLRNWLMTPFRDNGRLNAQQRRFNQRLSVARQIVERVYGHLKERFRRFREISVRKLSRIVSLIISGCILHNLCVLHHDDVEAFIDNDDDRHPNAYPNIFVDGRDGALFRQQLMNTMPL from the exons ATGGAGGAAGTTATCAAAGCACAGTTGAACGAAGACTTATTTATTGAGGATGAAacagacatttttattttcattgcgATGGAGCAGACATGGATCATGCAAATTATCTTAAACCTAGAGCGGCGTCGTTATAATCCAAGACTCGAAGGCTTTTCAGAAAACATTGTGCCACAGTTTGATAGCAAGCAATTTCTCAGACATTTCAGAGTGAACccagaaattttttatttgatcatgaACTCGATTGTACATTCTCTCACAGATGATAATGCATGGCCCGGTGGTGTAGAGCCTATCCTGCCCGAGAAAAAACTTTTGGTATTTCTGTGGTATATGGCAAATCAGGAAACGTTACGAGAAGTTAGCAATACATTTGCAATCGGCACAACGACAGTTCATGAAATTATAATGGCTGTGTCAGAAACAGTAAACGAAAACTTGGTTAAC GTGATAAACTGGCCAGATGCAAACACACAACAAGCCATATCAAGACAATTTCAACTCCAGTCTGGATTACCTGGTATTATTGGCTGTTTAGATGGAACCCATATTCGGTTATCTTCAGCTCCTGGTGGTGACAAAGATTATTTTAACCGAAAAAACTTCCCTTCAATCCAGCTACAG GTTGTTGCAGACTGTGACATGTTGATAAGAGATGCTTACACAGGTTGGCCTGGGTGCACACACGATGCACGTGTTCTCAGAAATTCCTCTTTGTTTGACATAGCCGAAAATGGACAATGTGTTATGCATGGAAAATTTATTATTGCAGACAGTGCCTATCCATTGAGGAATTGGTTGATGACACCTTTCCGAGATAATGGAAGACTTAATGCACAGCAACGAAGATTTAATCAAAGGCTGTCTGTGGCAAGACAAATTGTTGAACGGGTGTATGGACACTTAAAAGAAAGGTTTCGAAGGTTTCGAGAAATATCTGTTCGAAAGCTGTCTCGTATAGTTTCACTGATTATTTCAGGATGCATTTTGCACAATTTATGTGTTTTGCATCATGATGACGTCGAAGCGTTTATAGACAATGATGACGATAGACATCCTAATGCCTACcctaacatttttgttgatggAAGGGATGGAGCATTATTCAGACAGCAGTTAATGAATACAATGCCATTGTAA
- the LOC117686394 gene encoding uncharacterized protein isoform X2, whose amino-acid sequence MEEVIKAQLNEDLFIEDETDIFIFIAMEQTWIMQIILNLERRRYNPRLEGFSENIVPQFDSKQFLRHFRVNPEIFYLIMNSIVHSLTDDNAWPGGVEPILPEKKLLVFLWYMANQETLREVSNTFAIGTTTVHEIIMAVSETVNENLVNVINWPDANTQQAISRQFQLQSGLPGIIGCLDGTHIRLSSAPGGDKDYFNRKNFPSIQLQVVADCDMLIRDAYTDSAYPLRNWLMTPFRDNGRLNAQQRRFNQRLSVARQIVERVYGHLKERFRRFREISVRKLSRIVSLIISGCILHNLCVLHHDDVEAFIDNDDDRHPNAYPNIFVDGRDGALFRQQLMNTMPL is encoded by the exons ATGGAGGAAGTTATCAAAGCACAGTTGAACGAAGACTTATTTATTGAGGATGAAacagacatttttattttcattgcgATGGAGCAGACATGGATCATGCAAATTATCTTAAACCTAGAGCGGCGTCGTTATAATCCAAGACTCGAAGGCTTTTCAGAAAACATTGTGCCACAGTTTGATAGCAAGCAATTTCTCAGACATTTCAGAGTGAACccagaaattttttatttgatcatgaACTCGATTGTACATTCTCTCACAGATGATAATGCATGGCCCGGTGGTGTAGAGCCTATCCTGCCCGAGAAAAAACTTTTGGTATTTCTGTGGTATATGGCAAATCAGGAAACGTTACGAGAAGTTAGCAATACATTTGCAATCGGCACAACGACAGTTCATGAAATTATAATGGCTGTGTCAGAAACAGTAAACGAAAACTTGGTTAAC GTGATAAACTGGCCAGATGCAAACACACAACAAGCCATATCAAGACAATTTCAACTCCAGTCTGGATTACCTGGTATTATTGGCTGTTTAGATGGAACCCATATTCGGTTATCTTCAGCTCCTGGTGGTGACAAAGATTATTTTAACCGAAAAAACTTCCCTTCAATCCAGCTACAG GTTGTTGCAGACTGTGACATGTTGATAAGAGATGCTTACACAG ACAGTGCCTATCCATTGAGGAATTGGTTGATGACACCTTTCCGAGATAATGGAAGACTTAATGCACAGCAACGAAGATTTAATCAAAGGCTGTCTGTGGCAAGACAAATTGTTGAACGGGTGTATGGACACTTAAAAGAAAGGTTTCGAAGGTTTCGAGAAATATCTGTTCGAAAGCTGTCTCGTATAGTTTCACTGATTATTTCAGGATGCATTTTGCACAATTTATGTGTTTTGCATCATGATGACGTCGAAGCGTTTATAGACAATGATGACGATAGACATCCTAATGCCTACcctaacatttttgttgatggAAGGGATGGAGCATTATTCAGACAGCAGTTAATGAATACAATGCCATTGTAA
- the LOC105348138 gene encoding uncharacterized protein isoform X4 — protein MVQIEIDGQYCLLDESLATVFLSEDGDPETKRAIREALSTSHKNSTSLDTSTSSGASTSRVFETIPSCSASSESASSGHSTPSSSDSQNTMHVWKESEERFLIDLRLQREDKFSGTKSHDVLWGEIANEMKKNGIHVSKTQLINRWKALKKKYKEINDENNKTGNKKYSWKYLEQFSEVYGNKASTKVAVSFDTGRSRDKLKINTELDKDEDVSAAPEEEEDKQSTSSDTGSKSTTHAKTTKLKSTKSKISESTKLIENIQEQNRELMNSMKTQHEDKMRCIDRMLEMLEKSLDK, from the exons GGTACAAATTGAGATAGATGGGCAATACTGTCTGCTTGATGAGAGTCTGGCTACCGTTTTTCTTTCAGAAGATGGTG ATCCGGAGACAAAGAGGGCCATTAGGGAGGCACTTTCAACTAGTCACAAGAATTCCACTTCCCTAGATACATCAACTTCTTCTGGAGCATCAACTTCGCGTGTATTTGAGACCATCCCTTCTTGCTCAGCGTCATCAGAATCTGCATCATCTGGCCATTCTACACCCTCCAGTTCTGACTCGCAG AACACAATGCATGTTTGGAAGGAAAGTGAAGAacgatttttaattgatttaaggCTTCAGAGGGAGGACAAATTTTCAGGCACAAAATCTCATGATGTTCTTTGGGGAGAAATagcaaatgaaatgaaaaaaaatggcatACATGTTTCCAAAACACAACTGATCAATAGATGGAaggcattgaaaaaaaaatacaaagaaataaatgatgaaaataacaaaaccggcaataaaaaatattcctgGAAGTATTTAGAGCAGTTCAGTGAGGTGTATGGCAATAAGGCCTCCACAAAGGTAGCTGTGTCCTTTGACACAGGACGCTCCAGGGATAAACTTAAAATCAATACAGAATTGGACAAGGATGAAGATGTATCAGCTGCtcctgaagaagaagaagataagCAGTCTACATCAAGTGACACAGGTTCCAAATCCACAACTCATGCTAAAACTACgaaattaaaatcaacaaaaagcaAGATATCCGAAAGCACCAAATTAATTGAGAATATCCAGGAACAAAACAGGGAACTTATGAACTCCATGAAAACACAACATGAAGACAAAATGCGATGCATTGATCGAATGCTCGAAATGTTGGAAAAGTCTTTGGACAAATAA
- the LOC105348138 gene encoding uncharacterized protein isoform X2, which yields MASRGNNNMVQIEIDGQYCLLDESLATVFLSEDGDPETKRAIREALSTSHKNSTSLDTSTSSGASTSRVFETIPSCSASSESASSGHSTPSSSDSQNTMHVWKESEERFLIDLRLQREDKFSGTKSHDVLWGEIANEMKKNGIHVSKTQLINRWKALKKKYKEINDENNKTGNKKYSWKYLEQFSEVYGNKASTKVAVSFDTGRSRDKLKINTELDKDEDVSAAPEEEEDKQSTSSDTGSKSTTHAKTTKLKSTKSKISESTKLIENIQEQNRELMNSMKTQHEDKMRCIDRMLEMLEKSLDK from the exons ATGGCGTCACGCGGTAATAACAACAT GGTACAAATTGAGATAGATGGGCAATACTGTCTGCTTGATGAGAGTCTGGCTACCGTTTTTCTTTCAGAAGATGGTG ATCCGGAGACAAAGAGGGCCATTAGGGAGGCACTTTCAACTAGTCACAAGAATTCCACTTCCCTAGATACATCAACTTCTTCTGGAGCATCAACTTCGCGTGTATTTGAGACCATCCCTTCTTGCTCAGCGTCATCAGAATCTGCATCATCTGGCCATTCTACACCCTCCAGTTCTGACTCGCAG AACACAATGCATGTTTGGAAGGAAAGTGAAGAacgatttttaattgatttaaggCTTCAGAGGGAGGACAAATTTTCAGGCACAAAATCTCATGATGTTCTTTGGGGAGAAATagcaaatgaaatgaaaaaaaatggcatACATGTTTCCAAAACACAACTGATCAATAGATGGAaggcattgaaaaaaaaatacaaagaaataaatgatgaaaataacaaaaccggcaataaaaaatattcctgGAAGTATTTAGAGCAGTTCAGTGAGGTGTATGGCAATAAGGCCTCCACAAAGGTAGCTGTGTCCTTTGACACAGGACGCTCCAGGGATAAACTTAAAATCAATACAGAATTGGACAAGGATGAAGATGTATCAGCTGCtcctgaagaagaagaagataagCAGTCTACATCAAGTGACACAGGTTCCAAATCCACAACTCATGCTAAAACTACgaaattaaaatcaacaaaaagcaAGATATCCGAAAGCACCAAATTAATTGAGAATATCCAGGAACAAAACAGGGAACTTATGAACTCCATGAAAACACAACATGAAGACAAAATGCGATGCATTGATCGAATGCTCGAAATGTTGGAAAAGTCTTTGGACAAATAA